From Tripterygium wilfordii isolate XIE 37 chromosome 16, ASM1340144v1, whole genome shotgun sequence, one genomic window encodes:
- the LOC119981306 gene encoding transcription termination factor MTERF8, chloroplastic-like isoform X1, giving the protein MADIVFRSLFPSIQKHFISTSAAFYSSSASVSRPFAVEYLMNSCGLPLKSAIAASNKILLDEKNLKKADSVLDLLKSRGFSSTQIAKLIGKRPALLHCKVEGNLKPKINFLVENGFKGTLLPQLIVRNPRILLRALDSHIKPSVEFLKGFIDNEVKFIAAIGRASWLINFDWKGTGKPNIEYLISVGMPISNISKFIVLQPRSLLQKPDRMIYAVECVKKMGIEPCTPMFVHSLRAMLSMSETTWKKKFEVLKSLGWSENQIVFAFKRNPFCLACSEEKLRRNTDFYLNTMKLDLDTIISYPNLLVFGIDQRLRPRYNVIKVLQSNNLLEGKKKIVWLFTLSEKDFRDNYVLKHVDEVPELLQIYDVTGKKKRKVM; this is encoded by the coding sequence ATGGCAGATATCGTCTTCAGAAGTTTGTTTCCTTCGATACAAAAGCATTTTATTTCAACATCTGCAGCATTCTATTCTTCTTCCGCCTCTGTTTCACGGCCTTTCGCCGTCGAGTACCTAATGAATTCGTGCGGGCTTCCTTTAAAATCGGCCATCGCAGCCTCCAATAAGATTCTTCTAGATGAAAAAAACCTCAAGAAGGCCGATTCTGTGCTTGATTTGTTGAAATCTCGTGGTTTCAGCAGTACACAGATAGCCAAATTGATCGGAAAGCGCCCAGCGTTACTTCACTGCAAGGTAGAAGGTAACCTCAAGCCTAAAATTAACTTTCTCGTCGAAAATGGCTTCAAGGGTACGTTGTTGCCGCAGCTGATTGTTAGGAATCCGAGAATTTTGCTTAGAGCACTGGATTCTCATATTAAACCATCTGTCGAATTTCTGAAGGGATTTATTGATAATGAGGTGAAATTTATTGCTGCTATTGGGCGTGCATCATGGTTGATAAATTTTGATTGGAAGGGAACAGGGAAGCCCAATATAGAATATTTGATCAGTGTGGGAATGCCCATTAGTAATATAAGTAAATTTATTGTGTTGCAGCCAAGATCTTTGCTGCAAAAGCCTGATAGGATGATTTATGCTGTGGAATGTGTCAAAAAAATGGGCATTGAACCATGCACTCCCATGTTTGTTCATTCTCTTAGGGCGATGTTATCTATGAGTGAAACAACTTGGAAAAAGAAATTTGAGGTATTGAAGAGTCTTGGTTGGAGTGAAAACCAGATTGTTTTTGCTTTCAAGCGAAACCCATTCTGTTTGGCTTGTTCAGAGGAGAAACTCAGACGTAATACCGatttttatttgaatactatGAAGTTGGACTTGGACACAATAATTTCATACCCTAACCTTCTTGTGTTTGGTATTGATCAAAGACTTCGGCCTAGATATAATGTTATCAAAGTTCTGCAGTCGAATAATCTgcttgaggggaaaaaaaagattgtATGGCTGTTTACACTGAGCGAGAAGGATTTCAGGGACAACTATGTACTCAAGCACGTGGACGAAGTCCCAGAATTACTGCAGATATATGATGTTACAggcaagaagaaaaggaaggtcATGTGA